In a single window of the Elusimicrobiota bacterium genome:
- the trxA gene encoding thioredoxin, with product MGEIILTDANFEDEVLKSEIPVLVDFWASWCGPCQMLAPIIDELAKEYEGKLKVAKLNVDECQQKSIEYEISAIPTILIFKNGHAVKKLVGFTKKSRLINEINSVLGKNGVGGK from the coding sequence ATGGGCGAGATTATTCTAACAGATGCGAATTTTGAGGATGAGGTGTTGAAATCGGAAATACCGGTGCTTGTAGATTTCTGGGCAAGCTGGTGCGGACCGTGTCAGATGCTCGCACCGATAATAGACGAACTTGCCAAAGAATACGAAGGTAAATTGAAAGTTGCAAAGTTAAATGTTGACGAATGTCAACAAAAATCAATAGAATATGAAATCAGTGCGATACCTACAATCTTGATTTTCAAAAACGGTCATGCTGTCAAAAAACTCGTCGGCTTTACCAAAAAATCTCGGCTGATAAATGAGATAAACTCGGTATTGGGAAAAAACGGGGTCGGGGGAAAGTAG